Proteins co-encoded in one Amaranthus tricolor cultivar Red isolate AtriRed21 chromosome 7, ASM2621246v1, whole genome shotgun sequence genomic window:
- the LOC130817622 gene encoding uncharacterized protein LOC130817622 isoform X2, which produces MMEKEAKKEAFRKYLESSGVVDALTKVLVALYEQNNKPSSALEFVQQKLGGPTVAEYEKLQAEMSELQAKYSELLVTHHETCKQLEEYKHSSSMVALEETIVEKPHDHDASHQDQSDKEETLHKIKTRHLVQQDLAD; this is translated from the exons ATGATG gaaaaagaagctaaaaaGGAAGCTTTTAGAAAGTATCTAGAGTCAAGCGGTGTCGTTGATGCTCTAACTAAAG TTCTTGTTGCGTTGTATGAGCAAAATAACAAGCCCTCTTCTGCTCTCGA ATTTGTACAACAAAAACTAGGGGGTCCTACTGTTGCTGAATATGAGAAGCTCCAAGCTGAGATGTCAGAGTTGCAAGCAAAATACAGTGAGCTTCTGGTGACCCATCATGAGACCTGTAAGCAG TTGGAGGAGTACAAACATTCCTCCAGTATGGTAGCTTTAGAAGAGACCATTGTAGAAAAGCCCCATGACCACGATGCAAGTCATCAAGATCAATCTGACAAGGAAGAAACATTACACAAGATCAAGACACGGCATTTGGTCCAGCAAGATCTTGCTGATTAA
- the LOC130817622 gene encoding uncharacterized protein LOC130817622 isoform X1 has translation MMEKEAKKEAFRKYLESSGVVDALTKGTHFNALTKVLVALYEQNNKPSSALEFVQQKLGGPTVAEYEKLQAEMSELQAKYSELLVTHHETCKQLEEYKHSSSMVALEETIVEKPHDHDASHQDQSDKEETLHKIKTRHLVQQDLAD, from the exons ATGATG gaaaaagaagctaaaaaGGAAGCTTTTAGAAAGTATCTAGAGTCAAGCGGTGTCGTTGATGCTCTAACTAAAGGTACGCACTTCAATGCTCTAACTAAAG TTCTTGTTGCGTTGTATGAGCAAAATAACAAGCCCTCTTCTGCTCTCGA ATTTGTACAACAAAAACTAGGGGGTCCTACTGTTGCTGAATATGAGAAGCTCCAAGCTGAGATGTCAGAGTTGCAAGCAAAATACAGTGAGCTTCTGGTGACCCATCATGAGACCTGTAAGCAG TTGGAGGAGTACAAACATTCCTCCAGTATGGTAGCTTTAGAAGAGACCATTGTAGAAAAGCCCCATGACCACGATGCAAGTCATCAAGATCAATCTGACAAGGAAGAAACATTACACAAGATCAAGACACGGCATTTGGTCCAGCAAGATCTTGCTGATTAA
- the LOC130817728 gene encoding uncharacterized protein LOC130817728 isoform X2: MPSVEMRRSTRIFVPKAKDGEMGRVLRSGRRLWVESTDVKHKGGKNGDEWYPLISSDTNKCKKQKINGWNDDPIDVDETKPVKEIDFKDENEINDGRKTIKNVYIRKRKRFDDGRKSESHQNDSENKKFGLHFVRKRSRNWGVSSHQKGLDYDKFEQDLLLVVVESSCVGFSLFSSVLSSILRYISKDRIELAELFTYLVSIPISPLFSSSGIQFLLNRPPIERKGVCWIFGVKQFVAMFKVDFSAIPRCFQQLHSALFIRSVRLSYLWLIDFERKNDSTDEPLPCINDQSDESPVSRVAAHAAADCKVVKVASSSKEAGKTCSRYAQPTRVGVLTRSAAKRRRRSSRSRRTKYPLPFVPHKSSWSPVPIRVPKKNVLALPSIPKQDPKRSRKSSLNEIVENPSSSGMNVDIDAQCCSTNILVVETDKCYRVEGAEVTLDVSASNEWLLVVKKEGLVKHSFKVQREMRPGTTNRYTHAVIWTGENGWKLEFPDRNEWVVFKELYKVCGERNIVPTSPVVKIIPVPGVCEVTNLWDSPGAFQRPESYIRTTSDELSRTLSKRTANYDMDSEDEEWLSKFNSELDASNHVSDENFESIIDAFEKASYFNQEEANDEKTAANLCMDVASVEAAVPVYRYWSKKRKLKRFPLIKLNQPAKPHMFPKPVLRKKRSLKRPTIQPNQRQQGRGKNSTVLQAILKVQDAKASASKSVELAICKRKRAQLLTENADLAMYRAIMALRIADASEILDSEQAANHFLDEN; encoded by the exons ATGCCGTCGGTAGAGATGCGACGTTCAACGAGAATATTTGTTCCGAAAGCTAAAGACGGCGAGATGGGTCGAGTTTTACGTTCGGGTCGTCGTTTATGGGTGGAATCTACTGATGTTAAACATAAGGGGGGTAAAAATGGGGATGAATGGTATCCATTAATTTCTTCCGACACTAACAAGTGCAAGAAACAAAAGATCAATGGCTGGAATGACGATCCAATCGACGTTGATGAAACAAAACCCGTCAAAGAAATTGATTTCAAAGACGAGAATGAGATTAATGATGGACGTAAGACGATTAAGAATGTGTATATTAGGAAAAGAAAGCGTTTTGATGATGGAAGAAAGTCGGAATCACATCAAAATGATTctgaaaataagaaatttggtTTGCATTTTGTTAGAAAAAGAAGTAGAAATTGGGGTGTTTCTTCTCATCAAAAGGGATTGGATTATGATAAATTTGAACAAGATTTGTTATTGGTTGTTGTTGAATCTTCTTGTGTTGGATTTAGCTTGTTTTCAAGTGTTTTAAGTTCAATTCTTAGGTACATCAGTAAAGACAGAATTGAATTAGCTGAGCTTTTCACATATTTGGTTTCGATTCCGATTTCGCCTCTGTTTTCTTCTTCAGGGATTCAGTTTTTGTTG AATCGACCGCCTATCGAAAGAAAAGGTGTATGCTGGATTTTTGGGGTGAAACAGTTTGTAGCAATGTTTAAAGTCGATTTTTCAGCTATTCCCAGGTGTTTTCAGCAACTACATTCTGCGTTGTTCATTAGGTCGGTGCGCCTGTCTTATTTATGGTTGATCGATTTCGAAAGAAAAAATGATAGTACTGATGAACCCCTTCCATGCATCAATGACCAGAGTGATGAGAGCCCCGTCAGTAGAGTAGCAGCTCATGCCGCTGCTGATTGCAAGGTTGTGAAGGTTGCAAGTTCCTCTAAGGAAGCAGGAAAAACATGCAGCCGATATGCACAGCCTACTAGGGTTGGGGTTCTTACACGGAGTGCTGCAAAGAGGCGGAGGAGGTCATCGAGGAGTCGTAGGACTAAATATCCCTTGCCTTTTGTCCCGCATAAATCGTCTTGGTCACCTGTACCCATTCGTGTACCAAAGAAAAATGTCCTAGCTTTACCTTCAATTCCTAAGCAGGACCCGAAAAGATCTAGGAAGAGTTCTTTGAATGAGATTGTGGAAAATCCTAGCTCATCGGGCATGAATGTAGACATTGACGCTCAATGTTGTTCTACAAATATCCTCGTAGTAGAAACCGACAAGTGTTACAGAGTCGAGGGAGCTGAGGTCACATTGGATGTTTCAGCTTCAAACGAGTGGCTTCTAGTGGTTAAGAAAGAGGGTTTGGTTAAGCATTCCTTTAAGGTCCAGAGAGAAATGAGACCGGGTACAACCAATCGTTACACACACGCCGTAATCTGGACAGGTGAAAATGGGTGGAAACTTGAGTTCCCTGATCGTAACGAGTGGGTAGTATTCAAGGAGCTATACAAAGTGTGTGGGGAGCGAAACATTGTACCGACGTCCCCTGTCGTTAAAATTATTCCCGTACCTGGTGTCTGTGAAGTGACGAATTTGTGGGATTCCCCCGGGGCTTTTCAGAGACCAGAATCATACATTAGAACGACTAGTGATGAACTGTCCAGGACATTGTCGAAGAGGACAGCGAACTATGATATGGATTCTGAGGATGAGGAGTGGCTTAGCAAGTTTAATAGCGAGTTGGATGCATCAAATCATGTTTCCGATGAAAACTTTGAATCGATAATCGATGCATTTGAGAAGGCTTCCTACTTTAACCAGGAGGAGGCCAACGACGAAAAGACGGCTGCTAATTTGTGTATGGATGTCGCTAGTGTCGAAGCAGCTGTGCCCGTTTACAGATATTGGTCGAAGAAGAGGAAGCTGAAACGGTTCCCGCTGATCAAG CTAAACCAACCAGCAAAACCACATATGTTCCCGAAACCTGTGCTACGCAAGAAGAGATCGCTGAAGCGTCCAACCATTCAGCCTAACCAACGACAACAAGGGCGTGGCAAAAATAGTACCGTTCTTCAAG CGATCCTTAAAGTACAGGACGCAAAAGCATCGGCAAGCAAGTCAGTGGAGTTGGCCATATGCAAGCGTAAGAGAGCACAGTTACTGACGGAAAATGCAGATTTAGCCATGTATCGAGCCATAATGGCATTGCGAATCGCTGATGCATCTGAAATTTTAGACTCGGAGCAAGCTGCTAATCATTTCCTTGACGAAAATTGA
- the LOC130817728 gene encoding uncharacterized protein LOC130817728 isoform X1 — MPSVEMRRSTRIFVPKAKDGEMGRVLRSGRRLWVESTDVKHKGGKNGDEWYPLISSDTNKCKKQKINGWNDDPIDVDETKPVKEIDFKDENEINDGRKTIKNVYIRKRKRFDDGRKSESHQNDSENKKFGLHFVRKRSRNWGVSSHQKGLDYDKFEQDLLLVVVESSCVGFSLFSSVLSSILRYISKDRIELAELFTYLVSIPISPLFSSSGIQFLLNRPPIERKGVCWIFGVKQFVAMFKVDFSAIPRCFQQLHSALFIRSVRLSYLWLIDFERKNDSTDEPLPCINDQSDESPVSRVAAHAAADCKVVKVASSSKEAGKTCSRYAQPTRVGVLTRSAAKRRRRSSRSRRTKYPLPFVPHKSSWSPVPIRVPKKNVLALPSIPKQDPKRSRKSSLNEIVENPSSSGMNVDIDAQCCSTNILVVETDKCYRVEGAEVTLDVSASNEWLLVVKKEGLVKHSFKVQREMRPGTTNRYTHAVIWTGENGWKLEFPDRNEWVVFKELYKVCGERNIVPTSPVVKIIPVPGVCEVTNLWDSPGAFQRPESYIRTTSDELSRTLSKRTANYDMDSEDEEWLSKFNSELDASNHVSDENFESIIDAFEKASYFNQEEANDEKTAANLCMDVASVEAAVPVYRYWSKKRKLKRFPLIKVFKLNQPAKPHMFPKPVLRKKRSLKRPTIQPNQRQQGRGKNSTVLQAILKVQDAKASASKSVELAICKRKRAQLLTENADLAMYRAIMALRIADASEILDSEQAANHFLDEN; from the exons ATGCCGTCGGTAGAGATGCGACGTTCAACGAGAATATTTGTTCCGAAAGCTAAAGACGGCGAGATGGGTCGAGTTTTACGTTCGGGTCGTCGTTTATGGGTGGAATCTACTGATGTTAAACATAAGGGGGGTAAAAATGGGGATGAATGGTATCCATTAATTTCTTCCGACACTAACAAGTGCAAGAAACAAAAGATCAATGGCTGGAATGACGATCCAATCGACGTTGATGAAACAAAACCCGTCAAAGAAATTGATTTCAAAGACGAGAATGAGATTAATGATGGACGTAAGACGATTAAGAATGTGTATATTAGGAAAAGAAAGCGTTTTGATGATGGAAGAAAGTCGGAATCACATCAAAATGATTctgaaaataagaaatttggtTTGCATTTTGTTAGAAAAAGAAGTAGAAATTGGGGTGTTTCTTCTCATCAAAAGGGATTGGATTATGATAAATTTGAACAAGATTTGTTATTGGTTGTTGTTGAATCTTCTTGTGTTGGATTTAGCTTGTTTTCAAGTGTTTTAAGTTCAATTCTTAGGTACATCAGTAAAGACAGAATTGAATTAGCTGAGCTTTTCACATATTTGGTTTCGATTCCGATTTCGCCTCTGTTTTCTTCTTCAGGGATTCAGTTTTTGTTG AATCGACCGCCTATCGAAAGAAAAGGTGTATGCTGGATTTTTGGGGTGAAACAGTTTGTAGCAATGTTTAAAGTCGATTTTTCAGCTATTCCCAGGTGTTTTCAGCAACTACATTCTGCGTTGTTCATTAGGTCGGTGCGCCTGTCTTATTTATGGTTGATCGATTTCGAAAGAAAAAATGATAGTACTGATGAACCCCTTCCATGCATCAATGACCAGAGTGATGAGAGCCCCGTCAGTAGAGTAGCAGCTCATGCCGCTGCTGATTGCAAGGTTGTGAAGGTTGCAAGTTCCTCTAAGGAAGCAGGAAAAACATGCAGCCGATATGCACAGCCTACTAGGGTTGGGGTTCTTACACGGAGTGCTGCAAAGAGGCGGAGGAGGTCATCGAGGAGTCGTAGGACTAAATATCCCTTGCCTTTTGTCCCGCATAAATCGTCTTGGTCACCTGTACCCATTCGTGTACCAAAGAAAAATGTCCTAGCTTTACCTTCAATTCCTAAGCAGGACCCGAAAAGATCTAGGAAGAGTTCTTTGAATGAGATTGTGGAAAATCCTAGCTCATCGGGCATGAATGTAGACATTGACGCTCAATGTTGTTCTACAAATATCCTCGTAGTAGAAACCGACAAGTGTTACAGAGTCGAGGGAGCTGAGGTCACATTGGATGTTTCAGCTTCAAACGAGTGGCTTCTAGTGGTTAAGAAAGAGGGTTTGGTTAAGCATTCCTTTAAGGTCCAGAGAGAAATGAGACCGGGTACAACCAATCGTTACACACACGCCGTAATCTGGACAGGTGAAAATGGGTGGAAACTTGAGTTCCCTGATCGTAACGAGTGGGTAGTATTCAAGGAGCTATACAAAGTGTGTGGGGAGCGAAACATTGTACCGACGTCCCCTGTCGTTAAAATTATTCCCGTACCTGGTGTCTGTGAAGTGACGAATTTGTGGGATTCCCCCGGGGCTTTTCAGAGACCAGAATCATACATTAGAACGACTAGTGATGAACTGTCCAGGACATTGTCGAAGAGGACAGCGAACTATGATATGGATTCTGAGGATGAGGAGTGGCTTAGCAAGTTTAATAGCGAGTTGGATGCATCAAATCATGTTTCCGATGAAAACTTTGAATCGATAATCGATGCATTTGAGAAGGCTTCCTACTTTAACCAGGAGGAGGCCAACGACGAAAAGACGGCTGCTAATTTGTGTATGGATGTCGCTAGTGTCGAAGCAGCTGTGCCCGTTTACAGATATTGGTCGAAGAAGAGGAAGCTGAAACGGTTCCCGCTGATCAAGGTATTTAAG CTAAACCAACCAGCAAAACCACATATGTTCCCGAAACCTGTGCTACGCAAGAAGAGATCGCTGAAGCGTCCAACCATTCAGCCTAACCAACGACAACAAGGGCGTGGCAAAAATAGTACCGTTCTTCAAG CGATCCTTAAAGTACAGGACGCAAAAGCATCGGCAAGCAAGTCAGTGGAGTTGGCCATATGCAAGCGTAAGAGAGCACAGTTACTGACGGAAAATGCAGATTTAGCCATGTATCGAGCCATAATGGCATTGCGAATCGCTGATGCATCTGAAATTTTAGACTCGGAGCAAGCTGCTAATCATTTCCTTGACGAAAATTGA